A single genomic interval of Ischnura elegans chromosome 3, ioIscEleg1.1, whole genome shotgun sequence harbors:
- the LOC124155187 gene encoding uncharacterized protein LOC124155187: MREAIPVRKKVAIALYFLKSGSDYGVVGMTFGVGRSTVSAIVEEFCAAVRRQYHPRIRFPATEEDMRATANEFQYRWDFPGVIGVVDGCHKREYRQISRTWQQLKRSWENLKAKRKRDLAALNQQRMATGGGPYVPQVVDTTPELGVVFPSIEHNIPNTGDSDEVPTVEAAAVPEVQHEVPPPTSKNRKGSKRSVVEREAEERLAKVRCLREKEAYICQMRWELLMMDMKVKEDESAATAAKRLSAENEAAASASLR, encoded by the exons ATGAGGGAGGCTATCCCGGTGAGGAAGAAGGTGGCCATAGCCCTCTACTTCCTCAAGTCGGGGTCGGATTATGGGGTGGTGGGCATGACTTTCGGCGTGGGACGGTCTACGGTGTCGGCGATCGTAGAAGAATTTTGTGCCGCCGTCCGCCGGCAGTACCACCCCAGAATTCGATTCCCGGCGACGGAGGAGGATATGAGGGCCACCGCAAACGAATTCCAATATAGATGGGACTTCCCAGGAGTCATCGGGGTCGTGGATGGGTGCCATAAACGCGAATATCGCCAAATCTCA CGGACGTGGCAACAACTGAAAAGGTCGTGGGAAAACCTAAAGGCGAAAAGGAAGAGGGATTTAGCTGCTCTAAACCAGCAGAGGATGGCAACTGGGGGAGGCCCATACGTCCCGCAGGTCGTGGACACGACTCCGGAGTTGGGAGTCGTTTTCCCGTCCATTGAGCACAATATACCCAACACGGGAGATTCGGACGAGGTGCCAACGGTAGAGG CTGCTGCTGTGCCAGAGGTACAACATGAAGTACCTCCTCCTACGTCTAAGAACCGTAAAGGGAGTAAAAGGAGTGTAGTTGAGAGAGAGGCTGAAGAGAGGTTGGCGAAAGTCCGTTGCCTCAGGGAAAAAGAAGCCTACATCTGCCAGATGAGGTGGGAGCTGCTGATGATGGATATGAAAGTGAAGGAGGATGAAAGTGCTGCCACAGCTGCTAAGCGCCTCTCAGCCGAGAATGAAGCTGCTGCCTCGGCCAGCCTAC GTTGA